The Deinococcus wulumuqiensis R12 genome has a window encoding:
- a CDS encoding S1C family serine protease — MSPTGLQATLLGLLTGALLLGAGWEAQAQNAPQNTLQNTQAAPARPASPVNSVPGKAAGRLPVKPITAQENAALQALFTKLRPATLRIEQCPVNACTEPGGVGTGFLISEGGLALTAYHVVFQAPALSARTSNGKRYPVTVVGYDDQYDLAVVQVGVPKGTPFLPLAKAAPKVGDAALAIGNGGGAYLRPKVGRFTGLQSEAGRADFPPGTLELSAPLVPGDSGGPIINRAGEVAGVVSYVSMRGEDENSLDIHAYAVPVTATDARVAELRRGVKRDAPVIGISLEGEWSLLANLPESAFVESKLGKTAGAFFTRVVPGSPAAKAGLQPLRFSAKGDLLGGDIVTAVNGRRIYNFSDFQYAVRRHAPGETVTLSVLRGGKSISVKLTLAARSTM, encoded by the coding sequence ATGTCACCGACAGGTCTTCAGGCCACGCTGCTGGGCCTTCTGACCGGCGCCCTGCTGCTGGGTGCCGGATGGGAGGCGCAGGCCCAGAACGCTCCTCAGAACACCCTCCAGAACACCCAGGCCGCGCCCGCCCGCCCCGCCTCCCCGGTCAACAGTGTCCCCGGCAAGGCCGCCGGGCGCCTGCCGGTCAAGCCGATCACGGCGCAGGAAAATGCCGCCCTACAAGCCCTGTTCACCAAGCTGCGCCCCGCCACGCTGCGTATTGAGCAGTGCCCGGTCAATGCCTGCACCGAGCCTGGCGGCGTGGGCACCGGCTTTCTGATCAGCGAGGGCGGTCTGGCCCTCACCGCCTACCACGTGGTGTTTCAGGCGCCCGCCCTGAGTGCACGGACCAGCAACGGCAAACGCTACCCGGTCACGGTGGTGGGCTACGACGACCAGTACGACCTCGCGGTGGTGCAGGTCGGCGTGCCGAAGGGAACGCCCTTCCTGCCACTGGCGAAAGCCGCGCCGAAGGTGGGAGACGCCGCGCTCGCCATCGGCAACGGCGGCGGGGCGTACCTGCGGCCCAAGGTCGGGCGCTTCACCGGCCTTCAGAGCGAGGCGGGCCGCGCCGATTTCCCGCCCGGCACCCTGGAACTCAGCGCCCCGCTGGTTCCCGGCGACAGTGGCGGTCCCATCATCAACCGGGCGGGCGAGGTGGCCGGGGTGGTCAGCTACGTGAGTATGCGCGGCGAGGACGAGAACTCGCTCGATATCCACGCCTACGCCGTGCCTGTGACCGCAACTGATGCCCGCGTGGCCGAGCTTCGGCGCGGGGTCAAGCGTGACGCGCCCGTCATCGGCATCAGTCTGGAGGGAGAGTGGAGCCTGCTCGCCAACCTTCCCGAAAGCGCCTTTGTGGAGAGCAAACTCGGCAAGACCGCCGGGGCCTTTTTCACCCGCGTGGTGCCCGGCAGCCCGGCGGCCAAGGCGGGCCTGCAACCCCTGCGCTTTTCGGCCAAGGGCGACCTGCTCGGCGGCGACATCGTCACGGCGGTCAACGGGCGGCGCATCTACAACTTCAGCGATTTTCAGTACGCCGTGCGCCGCCACGCGCCGGGCGAAACCGTCACCCTGAGCGTGCTGCGCGGCGGCAAAAGCATCAGCGTCAAGCTCACCCTGGCCGCCCGCAGCACCATGTAA
- a CDS encoding esterase/lipase family protein: protein MNRVLISAALSLTALLAACGQTTPRGPAAVHDAPAESAAPDSANTPDSYAARKAALPAQAPEPLAGAPKASLLQQTFPGGKPVSAQTLNKATPLILVHGLGGWGKQEMMGVPYWGSSYDVVGDLRGQGYNVFAASVGPISSNWERAAELYAQIKGGCVDYGAAYSARHGFSRFDPAKCYPGFYPEWDAEHPIHLLGHSMGGQTARMLVKLLEDGSPADAEGDNLFRGGRGGWVSAVMTVSTPNSGTPATDHIQAMVPMLKDLLKTVAASMGVSSQSLVYDFDLGQWGLRRQPGETFDTYFDRVMASHFAKNDSNAAYDLSVDGMADLNTFIGRSPNTVYASWTTSATTPGLVTGWAYPTPLFMNAPLSALAWPYPWPLRPTIGNTTGSSPRGKVRYDASWWENDGLVPVKSQGAPLGQSQTDFLGGAAQPGQWYHLGKLNNWDHVAIIGLLELRDVRPFYRNQAAWLASLR from the coding sequence ATGAACCGAGTGCTGATTTCTGCTGCCCTGTCCCTGACCGCCCTGCTCGCCGCCTGCGGGCAGACCACGCCGCGTGGCCCCGCTGCTGTCCACGATGCCCCAGCGGAGAGCGCCGCACCCGACAGCGCCAACACACCCGACAGCTACGCCGCCCGCAAAGCCGCGCTGCCCGCCCAGGCACCCGAGCCACTGGCAGGAGCACCGAAAGCGAGCCTGTTGCAGCAGACCTTCCCCGGCGGCAAGCCGGTCAGTGCCCAGACGCTCAACAAGGCCACGCCGCTGATTCTGGTGCATGGCCTGGGGGGCTGGGGCAAGCAGGAAATGATGGGCGTGCCGTACTGGGGCAGCTCGTACGACGTTGTCGGCGACCTGCGCGGCCAGGGGTACAACGTCTTTGCGGCCAGCGTCGGCCCCATCAGTTCCAACTGGGAACGGGCCGCCGAGCTGTACGCGCAAATCAAGGGCGGCTGCGTGGACTACGGCGCGGCGTATTCGGCCCGGCACGGCTTTTCGCGCTTCGACCCGGCCAAGTGCTACCCCGGGTTTTACCCCGAGTGGGACGCCGAACATCCCATTCACCTGCTGGGGCACAGCATGGGCGGCCAGACGGCGCGGATGCTGGTCAAGCTGCTCGAAGACGGCAGCCCCGCCGATGCCGAGGGCGACAACCTGTTTCGCGGCGGGCGCGGGGGCTGGGTCAGCGCGGTGATGACCGTCAGCACCCCCAACAGCGGCACCCCCGCCACCGACCACATTCAGGCGATGGTGCCGATGCTCAAGGACCTGCTCAAGACTGTGGCGGCCAGCATGGGCGTTTCCTCGCAGAGTCTGGTGTACGACTTCGACCTGGGGCAGTGGGGCCTGCGGCGTCAGCCGGGCGAGACCTTCGACACCTACTTCGACCGGGTGATGGCCTCGCACTTCGCCAAGAACGATTCCAACGCCGCCTATGACCTGAGCGTGGACGGCATGGCCGACCTCAACACCTTCATCGGGCGCAGTCCGAATACGGTCTACGCTTCGTGGACCACGAGTGCCACCACCCCGGGGCTGGTCACGGGCTGGGCCTATCCCACGCCCCTGTTCATGAACGCGCCGCTGTCCGCGCTGGCGTGGCCTTACCCCTGGCCCCTGCGCCCCACCATCGGCAACACGACGGGCAGTTCGCCCAGGGGCAAGGTGCGGTACGACGCCTCATGGTGGGAAAACGACGGCCTGGTGCCGGTCAAGAGCCAGGGGGCGCCGCTGGGCCAGAGCCAGACCGACTTTCTGGGCGGCGCGGCGCAACCGGGGCAGTGGTACCACCTCGGCAAGCTGAACAACTGGGACCACGTGGCGATCATCGGCCTGCTGGAGCTTCGGGACGTGCGGCCCTTCTACCGCAACCAGGCGGCGTGGCTGGCGAGCCTGCGGTAA
- a CDS encoding IS4 family transposase, translating into MIAARSVNHHDLSAHMPGMSTPQGKKRRADRTFRDEQLDMGFFIALLVAHLPPGKVLLSLDRTNWEHGETPINFLVLGAVVHGFTLPLIWVPLDESGNSHTYARMWLVLKLLRALPAKRWLGLVADREFIGAEWFRFLRRQGIKRAIRIRHSDMLDDMSGKEWFEHVQHGHFHEISEKVFVFGELMRVVATRSPVGDLIIIATDFNARKTWKLYKQRWSIECTFSSFKTRGFDLERTGITEKSRLQRLFGLVTLAWMFCLQLGVWLGQTHPIPVLKHGRRAVSLVRHGAQHLVDALRWKPERCRAFLELLTRPFCPPGAAGDEVVTY; encoded by the coding sequence ATGATTGCCGCGAGAAGCGTCAATCATCACGATCTGAGTGCCCATATGCCAGGGATGAGTACCCCGCAGGGCAAGAAGAGACGAGCAGACCGGACCTTCCGGGATGAGCAGCTGGACATGGGCTTTTTCATCGCCCTGCTCGTCGCCCACCTGCCACCAGGAAAGGTTTTGCTGAGTCTGGACCGCACCAACTGGGAACACGGGGAGACGCCCATCAACTTTCTGGTGCTTGGAGCCGTGGTCCACGGCTTCACCCTGCCCCTGATCTGGGTGCCCCTCGACGAGTCCGGGAACAGTCACACGTACGCCCGGATGTGGCTGGTGTTGAAGCTGCTTCGGGCCTTGCCAGCGAAACGCTGGCTGGGCCTAGTGGCTGATCGTGAGTTCATCGGTGCGGAATGGTTCCGTTTTCTCCGTCGTCAGGGCATCAAGCGGGCCATCCGCATTCGGCACAGCGACATGCTGGACGATATGAGCGGGAAAGAGTGGTTTGAGCATGTCCAGCACGGTCATTTTCACGAGATCAGCGAAAAGGTGTTTGTGTTCGGGGAGTTGATGCGGGTGGTGGCGACGAGGTCACCTGTGGGTGACCTCATCATCATCGCTACCGATTTCAATGCTCGGAAGACCTGGAAGCTTTACAAGCAGCGCTGGTCAATTGAGTGCACCTTCAGCAGCTTCAAAACGCGAGGCTTCGACCTGGAGCGAACGGGGATTACAGAAAAAAGCCGTCTACAACGGCTCTTTGGTCTGGTGACGCTGGCCTGGATGTTCTGTTTGCAGCTGGGGGTCTGGCTCGGCCAGACCCATCCCATTCCCGTCCTGAAACATGGTCGCAGAGCGGTCAGCCTGGTGCGTCACGGTGCTCAGCATCTCGTGGATGCCCTGCGTTGGAAACCCGAACGATGCAGGGCTTTCCTGGAACTGCTCACCCGTCCTTTCTGCCCGCCAGGCGCGGCTGGAGACGAAGTTGTCACCTACTGA
- a CDS encoding gamma-glutamylcyclotransferase family protein, which yields MVPLLPVFVYGTLLPGERNAQVAARGGHFTARPATLAGFRLLDLRPEGYPGIVPGAASDLVHGAALTYAPADWERALALLDELEGVDETPPLYTRQRVRLTLQGGEEVEGWVYVYALSDRLEQAGVNPVPGGDWRALAER from the coding sequence ATGGTTCCTCTGCTCCCCGTCTTCGTCTACGGCACCCTTCTGCCCGGTGAGCGCAATGCTCAGGTGGCGGCGCGGGGCGGGCACTTCACGGCGCGGCCTGCGACCCTGGCGGGGTTTCGGCTGCTCGACCTGCGGCCAGAGGGCTACCCGGGCATCGTGCCGGGCGCGGCAAGTGACCTCGTTCACGGTGCCGCGCTGACCTACGCCCCCGCCGACTGGGAACGGGCGCTGGCGCTGCTGGACGAACTCGAGGGGGTGGACGAAACGCCGCCGCTCTACACCCGGCAGCGGGTGCGGCTGACGCTGCAAGGTGGGGAAGAGGTGGAGGGCTGGGTGTATGTCTACGCCCTCTCCGACCGACTGGAGCAGGCTGGGGTGAACCCGGTGCCGGGGGGCGACTGGCGCGCCCTGGCAGAGCGCTGA
- a CDS encoding menaquinone biosynthesis decarboxylase yields MPRAAKEFPDLQSFIRLLEERGELIRVSAPVSRELEITEIADRMVKKGGPAVLFENVRGSEFPLVIGLMNTRERTALSLGVGDLDDLARKVRDLIDLKGAGGVAGMLGQLPKLRDAMNLPPRRVRNAPVQEVVWRGDEVDLSKIPVLKCWPEDGGPFVTLPLVMTRDPETREWNMGMYRMQVMSKNTTGMHWQRHKTGTRHLEKAKRLGQKLEVAVAIGGDPALIYAATAPLPPVPGLNELILAGYLRGQRYPVVRALTVDIDVPANAEFILEGYVDPQEDWVTEGPFGDHTGFYTLPDLYPLFHVTAVTMRKNPVYPATIVGRPPMEDAYLIEASERLFLPAAQLILPEIVDFHMPPAGVAHNLMVVSIKKTYPGQAYKVANGLLGLGQNMFAKVIVVVDEDFPLTDFGAVWREVAQKAVPGRDTLLTRGPIDVLDHSSRGWGFGGKLIIDATTKRPEEVGSGVSSREEQAHDVLPAGATSPTLGGQLRQIFAPATELPTFEGVVAQRQTPDGYWFVSLRKTRAGQARALAETFAAHPAAQGVRHLLICDEETDVQDAGDVWWTVLNNVDPERDCWTLGTGSGVGLLAWDGARKLPEEGFVRDWPRKIVMDEAVRNRVDALWHVWGLPEQWR; encoded by the coding sequence ATGCCCCGCGCCGCGAAAGAGTTTCCCGACCTTCAGTCCTTTATCCGCCTGCTGGAGGAACGCGGCGAACTGATTCGCGTCTCCGCGCCCGTCTCGCGGGAGCTGGAAATCACCGAAATCGCTGACCGGATGGTGAAAAAGGGCGGCCCGGCGGTGCTGTTCGAGAATGTCCGGGGAAGCGAGTTTCCGCTGGTCATCGGCCTGATGAACACTCGTGAACGCACCGCGCTGAGCCTGGGGGTCGGGGACCTCGACGACCTCGCCCGCAAGGTACGCGACCTGATCGATCTCAAGGGGGCGGGGGGCGTAGCGGGGATGCTCGGGCAATTGCCCAAGCTGCGCGACGCGATGAATCTGCCGCCCCGCCGCGTGCGGAATGCGCCTGTGCAGGAAGTCGTCTGGCGCGGCGACGAGGTGGACCTGAGCAAGATTCCGGTGCTCAAGTGCTGGCCGGAGGACGGCGGCCCCTTCGTCACGCTTCCACTGGTGATGACCCGTGACCCCGAGACGCGCGAGTGGAACATGGGCATGTACCGCATGCAGGTGATGAGCAAGAACACCACCGGGATGCACTGGCAGCGCCACAAGACCGGCACGCGGCATCTGGAAAAAGCAAAGCGGCTGGGGCAGAAGCTGGAAGTCGCCGTCGCCATCGGTGGCGACCCCGCGCTCATCTACGCCGCCACCGCGCCGCTGCCGCCCGTGCCGGGGCTGAACGAGCTGATTCTGGCGGGCTACCTGCGCGGGCAGCGCTACCCGGTGGTCCGGGCGCTGACGGTGGACATCGACGTCCCTGCCAACGCCGAATTCATCCTGGAAGGCTATGTGGACCCGCAGGAAGACTGGGTGACCGAGGGGCCGTTTGGCGACCACACCGGCTTCTACACGCTGCCCGACCTGTATCCGCTGTTTCACGTCACTGCCGTCACCATGCGGAAAAACCCGGTCTATCCGGCCACCATCGTGGGCCGCCCGCCGATGGAGGACGCCTACCTCATCGAAGCGTCCGAGCGGCTGTTTTTGCCCGCCGCGCAGCTGATTTTGCCCGAAATCGTGGATTTCCACATGCCGCCCGCCGGGGTCGCGCACAACCTGATGGTCGTCAGCATCAAAAAGACCTATCCGGGGCAGGCGTACAAAGTCGCCAATGGCCTGCTGGGGCTGGGGCAGAACATGTTCGCCAAGGTGATCGTGGTCGTGGACGAGGATTTCCCCCTCACCGACTTCGGCGCCGTGTGGCGCGAGGTGGCGCAAAAAGCCGTGCCGGGGCGCGACACGCTGCTCACGCGCGGTCCCATCGACGTGCTCGACCACTCCAGCCGGGGCTGGGGGTTCGGGGGCAAACTGATTATCGACGCGACCACCAAGCGCCCCGAGGAAGTGGGCAGCGGCGTCAGCAGCCGCGAGGAGCAGGCGCACGACGTGCTGCCGGCCGGGGCGACTTCTCCGACCCTGGGCGGACAACTGCGGCAGATTTTCGCTCCCGCCACCGAGCTGCCCACCTTTGAAGGCGTCGTCGCGCAGCGGCAGACCCCGGACGGCTACTGGTTCGTGTCTCTCCGAAAGACCCGCGCCGGACAGGCCCGCGCCCTGGCTGAAACCTTCGCCGCCCACCCCGCCGCGCAGGGCGTGCGTCACCTTCTCATCTGCGACGAGGAAACCGACGTGCAGGACGCAGGCGACGTGTGGTGGACGGTGCTGAACAACGTGGACCCGGAGCGCGACTGCTGGACCCTGGGCACGGGGAGCGGCGTGGGCCTGCTCGCCTGGGACGGCGCCCGCAAACTGCCCGAGGAAGGCTTCGTGCGCGACTGGCCCAGGAAAATCGTGATGGACGAAGCGGTGCGTAACCGGGTGGACGCCCTGTGGCACGTCTGGGGGCTGCCGGAGCAGTGGCGCTGA